A single region of the Streptomyces caelestis genome encodes:
- a CDS encoding exodeoxyribonuclease III has product MLTVTSVNVNGLRAAAKKGFVEWLARTDADVLCLQEVRAEPEQLPEHVRDPEGWHVVHAPAAAKGRAGVSLYTRREPDRVRVGFGSAEFDGSGRYVEAELPGVTVASLYLPSGEVGTERQDEKERFMGEFLAYLKGLRERAAAEGREVLVCGDWNIAHQRADLKNWRGNTKNSGFLPEEREWLSKVFGPADGGYVDVVRALHPDVEGPYTWWSYRGRAFDNDAGWRIDLAAATPGLAGRAVKAIVERAVSHEERWSDHAPVTVVFEQ; this is encoded by the coding sequence TTGCTCACTGTGACCTCTGTGAATGTGAATGGGCTGCGTGCCGCCGCGAAGAAGGGCTTCGTGGAGTGGCTCGCGCGGACCGACGCCGATGTGCTGTGCCTCCAGGAGGTGCGCGCCGAGCCGGAGCAGTTGCCCGAACACGTCCGCGACCCCGAGGGCTGGCACGTGGTGCACGCGCCGGCCGCCGCCAAGGGGCGGGCCGGGGTGTCCCTGTACACCCGGCGTGAGCCCGACCGGGTCCGGGTCGGGTTCGGCTCCGCCGAGTTCGACGGCAGTGGGCGGTATGTGGAGGCCGAGCTGCCGGGGGTCACCGTCGCCTCCCTGTATCTGCCCTCGGGTGAGGTCGGCACCGAGCGGCAGGACGAGAAGGAGCGCTTCATGGGCGAGTTCCTCGCCTATCTGAAGGGGCTTCGGGAGCGGGCCGCCGCCGAGGGGCGCGAGGTGCTCGTCTGCGGTGACTGGAACATCGCCCACCAGCGGGCCGACCTGAAGAACTGGCGCGGCAACACCAAGAACTCCGGGTTCCTGCCCGAGGAGCGGGAGTGGCTGTCCAAGGTCTTCGGTCCCGCGGACGGCGGGTACGTCGATGTCGTGCGTGCGCTGCACCCGGATGTGGAGGGGCCGTACACATGGTGGTCGTACCGGGGGCGCGCCTTCGACAACGACGCGGGATGGAGGATCGACCTGGCTGCGGCCACGCCCGGCCTTGCGGGGCGGGCTGTCAAGGCGATCGTGGAGCGAGCGGTCAGTCATGAGGAGCGGTGGTCGGACCATGCTCCTGTGACCGTGGTCTTCGAACAGTGA
- a CDS encoding GNAT family N-acetyltransferase, with the protein MHIRRVSFDHPDAVKLNDQVQAEYAVRYGDDGDATVMAVSDFEPPNGIYLIAYDEFGTPVASGGWRAQDANDEGNLDGDAEVKRMYVIDQMRGRGLARRILAALEEDARAAGRTRMVLETGLKQPEAIALYTSGGYEPCAKFGYYRHYESSRCFAKSL; encoded by the coding sequence ATGCACATACGCCGGGTCTCCTTCGACCACCCCGACGCCGTGAAACTGAACGACCAGGTCCAGGCCGAGTACGCCGTCCGCTACGGGGACGACGGCGACGCGACGGTCATGGCCGTGTCGGACTTCGAGCCGCCGAACGGCATCTACCTGATCGCGTACGACGAGTTCGGTACCCCCGTCGCCTCGGGCGGCTGGCGGGCTCAGGACGCGAACGACGAGGGCAATCTGGACGGCGACGCCGAGGTCAAGCGCATGTACGTGATCGACCAGATGCGCGGCCGGGGCCTCGCCCGCCGCATCCTGGCCGCCCTGGAGGAGGACGCCCGCGCGGCCGGCCGCACCCGCATGGTCCTGGAGACGGGCCTCAAGCAGCCCGAGGCCATAGCCCTGTACACGTCCGGCGGCTACGAGCCCTGCGCCAAGTTCGGCTACTACCGGCACTACGAGTCGAGCCGCTGCTTCGCGAAGAGCCTCTGA
- the sepX gene encoding divisome protein SepX/GlpR produces the protein MSSSGLIYAVIVGAWAAYLVPMWLRRQDELNEARPTERFSTAIRLLSGKAAMERRYARDLRARSTEEGEQGADDLDAVTDSVDVRAFAVSKTRPQTQAPVPSPAPEQPARPAPGPNAEGARGRRRVPVARRDASPQASQASQAAAARARRSKVLARRRRTTMMLFLAFTLGAIVAAVGGLAFLWAPGVPAVMLSVYIAYLRSQERRRFAYQMDRRRAEAAAQRLRERQRQPRRRVSADEAADDPEEGPEPATDPGLSALAADRRALVEQTDHAEWVDQQRERQRRPGQGDSWEPVPVPLPTYVTAPVAPRATSDVDLGAPDTWSSARSSTVTPDHEDGAVPADSADPDGAERAQERADGDGRCDARRAASARRARERGRTPLFDQYEDGDRPRAANE, from the coding sequence GTGAGCAGCAGCGGCCTCATCTACGCAGTCATTGTCGGGGCCTGGGCCGCCTACTTGGTGCCGATGTGGCTCCGTAGGCAGGACGAGCTGAACGAGGCCCGTCCGACGGAACGCTTCAGCACCGCCATCCGGCTTCTGTCCGGAAAGGCGGCCATGGAGCGCCGGTACGCCAGGGACCTGCGGGCGCGCTCCACCGAGGAGGGGGAGCAGGGCGCCGACGACCTGGACGCCGTCACCGACTCGGTGGACGTCCGGGCCTTCGCCGTGTCCAAGACGCGTCCGCAGACCCAGGCACCCGTACCGTCGCCCGCCCCCGAGCAGCCGGCCCGCCCGGCGCCCGGACCGAACGCGGAGGGCGCCCGCGGGCGGCGACGTGTGCCCGTCGCCCGGCGCGACGCGTCGCCGCAGGCGAGCCAGGCGAGCCAGGCGGCCGCAGCGCGGGCCCGGCGCTCGAAGGTGCTCGCGCGCCGCCGGCGCACCACCATGATGCTCTTCCTCGCCTTCACCCTCGGCGCGATCGTCGCCGCGGTCGGGGGGCTGGCCTTCCTGTGGGCGCCCGGAGTGCCCGCCGTCATGCTCAGCGTGTACATCGCGTACCTGCGCTCCCAGGAGCGCCGCCGCTTCGCCTACCAGATGGACCGCCGCCGGGCCGAGGCCGCGGCGCAGCGGCTGCGGGAGCGCCAGCGGCAGCCCCGCCGGCGCGTCTCCGCCGACGAAGCGGCCGACGACCCGGAGGAAGGACCCGAGCCGGCGACCGACCCCGGCCTGTCGGCCCTCGCGGCGGACCGGCGCGCCCTCGTCGAGCAGACCGACCACGCCGAGTGGGTCGACCAGCAGCGCGAGCGGCAGCGGCGGCCGGGACAGGGCGACAGCTGGGAGCCGGTGCCGGTGCCCCTGCCGACCTATGTGACCGCACCCGTCGCACCCCGGGCCACCAGCGACGTGGACCTCGGAGCCCCCGACACCTGGAGCTCCGCGCGGTCCAGCACCGTCACCCCGGACCACGAGGACGGGGCGGTCCCCGCCGACAGCGCGGACCCCGACGGGGCGGAGCGGGCCCAGGAGAGGGCGGACGGCGACGGGCGCTGTGACGCCCGCCGCGCGGCCTCCGCACGGCGGGCACGGGAGCGCGGCCGCACGCCCCTGTTCGACCAGTACGAGGACGGGGACCGGCCCCGGGCCGCCAACGAGTAG
- a CDS encoding GNAT family N-acetyltransferase has product MVDGDIVLRPIKLRDQRAWREVNRRNRDWLRPWEATIPPPTPGGPLTHRPTFRQMVRHLRSEANAGRMLPFVIEYQGRLVGQLTVAGITWGSMCSGHVGYWVDEAVAGRGVMPTAVALVTDHCFRTVGLHRIEVCIRPENGPSRRVVEKLGFREEGLRPRYLHIDGAWRDHLVFALTAEEVPDGLLRRWHRARSESNPGMRHHPGN; this is encoded by the coding sequence CTGGTGGACGGCGACATCGTCCTCAGGCCGATAAAGCTGCGCGACCAGCGGGCGTGGCGCGAGGTCAACCGGCGCAACCGCGACTGGCTGCGCCCCTGGGAGGCGACCATTCCGCCGCCTACGCCCGGCGGGCCGCTGACGCACCGGCCGACCTTCCGCCAGATGGTCCGCCACCTCAGGTCGGAGGCGAACGCGGGCCGGATGCTGCCCTTCGTCATCGAGTACCAGGGGCGGCTGGTGGGGCAGTTGACCGTGGCCGGAATCACCTGGGGCTCGATGTGCTCGGGGCATGTCGGCTACTGGGTGGACGAGGCGGTGGCCGGCCGCGGGGTGATGCCCACGGCGGTGGCGCTCGTCACGGACCACTGTTTCCGCACGGTCGGGCTGCACCGCATCGAGGTCTGCATTCGCCCCGAGAACGGGCCCAGCCGCCGAGTGGTGGAGAAACTCGGATTCCGCGAGGAGGGGCTCAGGCCGCGCTATCTCCACATCGACGGGGCCTGGCGCGACCACCTCGTCTTCGCGCTCACGGCGGAAGAGGTGCCGGACGGGTTGCTGAGGCGCTGGCACCGGGCACGATCGGAGAGTAATCCGGGAATGCGGCACCATCCCGGAAATTGA
- a CDS encoding MogA/MoaB family molybdenum cofactor biosynthesis protein, whose translation MTYRALVVTASNRAAAGIYEDKGGPLIAHGLKGFGFEVDGPQVVPDGDPVEAALRAGVETGYDVIVTTGGTGISPTDRTPEATRRVIDHEVPGIAEAIRAFGRQKVPTAALSRGLAGVAGGTLIVNLPGSSGGVKDGLAVLEPLLVHAVEQLRGGDHPRPGSGGAS comes from the coding sequence ATGACCTACCGCGCTCTCGTCGTCACCGCCTCCAACCGGGCCGCCGCCGGCATCTACGAGGACAAGGGCGGCCCGCTGATCGCGCACGGCCTGAAGGGCTTCGGCTTCGAGGTCGACGGCCCCCAGGTCGTCCCCGACGGCGACCCGGTGGAGGCGGCCCTGCGGGCCGGTGTCGAGACCGGCTACGACGTCATCGTCACCACCGGCGGCACGGGCATCTCGCCCACCGACCGCACGCCCGAGGCGACGCGTCGGGTGATCGACCACGAGGTCCCGGGCATCGCCGAGGCCATCAGGGCGTTCGGCCGTCAGAAGGTGCCGACCGCGGCGCTCTCCCGGGGCCTGGCCGGAGTGGCGGGCGGGACGCTGATCGTCAACCTGCCCGGCTCCAGTGGCGGCGTGAAGGACGGACTGGCGGTGCTGGAGCCGCTGCTGGTCCACGCCGTCGAGCAGCTCCGCGGCGGTGACCACCCCAGACCCGGCAGTGGGGGTGCGAGCTGA
- the moaC gene encoding cyclic pyranopterin monophosphate synthase MoaC, producing the protein MSTQDPPTQDRLTHIDEAGAARMVDVSEKDVTARTARASGRVLVSPRVIELLRGEGVPKGDALATARIAGIMGAKRTPDLIPLCHPLSVSGVKLDLSVADDAVEILATVKTTDRTGVEMEALTAVSVAALTVIDMVKAVDKGAVITDVRVEEKTGGKSGDWSRS; encoded by the coding sequence ATGAGCACGCAGGACCCCCCTACGCAGGACCGCCTGACGCACATCGACGAGGCGGGCGCCGCCCGCATGGTCGACGTGTCCGAGAAGGACGTGACCGCGCGCACCGCCCGCGCCAGCGGACGTGTCCTCGTCTCGCCCCGCGTGATCGAACTGCTGCGCGGCGAGGGCGTCCCCAAGGGCGACGCCCTCGCGACCGCGCGGATCGCCGGGATCATGGGCGCCAAACGCACCCCCGACCTGATCCCGCTCTGTCACCCCTTGTCGGTGTCCGGTGTGAAACTGGACCTGTCGGTCGCGGACGACGCGGTGGAGATCCTGGCCACCGTGAAGACGACGGACCGCACGGGCGTCGAGATGGAGGCCCTCACCGCGGTCTCCGTCGCCGCGCTCACCGTGATCGACATGGTCAAGGCGGTCGACAAGGGAGCGGTCATCACGGACGTACGGGTGGAGGAGAAGACGGGCGGCAAGTCGGGCGACTGGAGCCGGTCATGA
- the glp gene encoding molybdotransferase-like divisome protein Glp codes for MSSAAPPVTGQDHSGPDHLWSVEEHLEDILATVRPLEPIELHLLDAQGCVLVEDITVPVSLPPFDNSSMDGYAVRVADVAGASEEFPAALEVVGDVAAGQAELLHVGPGQAARIMTGAPLPPGAETVVPVEWTDGGLGEGPVRGMRARSLGPEGAAGHVHVYRPAEARAHVRAKGSDVKAGDRALEAGTILGPPQIGLLAAIGRGTVRVRPRPRVVVLSTGSELVQPGAELGTGQIYDSNSFALTAAARDAGAIAYRVGAVADDAETLRSTIEDQLVRADLMVTTGGVSVGAYDVVKEALSHVADEDEAGSGIEFRKLAMQPGKPQGFGSIGPDHTPLLALPGNPVSSYVSFELFVRPAIRALMGLEDVHRPTTRATLTADKALTSPKGRRQFLRGTYGDGRVTPVGGAGSHLVAALAHADALIVVPEDTESVEPGAEVEVILLG; via the coding sequence TTGAGCAGCGCCGCGCCCCCCGTCACCGGCCAGGACCACTCGGGCCCCGACCACCTGTGGTCGGTGGAGGAGCACCTGGAGGACATCCTCGCCACCGTCCGGCCTCTGGAACCCATCGAGCTGCATCTGCTCGACGCCCAGGGCTGCGTCCTCGTCGAGGACATCACGGTGCCGGTGTCCCTGCCGCCCTTCGACAACAGCTCGATGGACGGCTACGCGGTACGGGTCGCGGACGTGGCGGGCGCGAGCGAGGAGTTCCCGGCGGCCCTGGAGGTCGTCGGGGACGTCGCCGCGGGCCAGGCCGAGCTGCTCCACGTGGGCCCCGGCCAGGCCGCCCGCATCATGACGGGCGCCCCGCTGCCGCCCGGCGCCGAGACGGTCGTGCCCGTCGAGTGGACCGACGGCGGGCTCGGCGAGGGCCCGGTGCGCGGCATGCGCGCCCGCAGCCTCGGCCCCGAGGGCGCCGCGGGACACGTGCACGTGTACCGCCCGGCCGAGGCCCGCGCCCATGTGCGCGCCAAGGGCAGTGACGTGAAGGCCGGCGACCGCGCCCTGGAGGCCGGCACGATCCTCGGCCCGCCCCAGATCGGCCTGCTCGCCGCGATCGGCCGCGGCACGGTCCGCGTGCGCCCGCGTCCGCGCGTGGTGGTGCTCTCCACCGGCAGCGAACTCGTCCAGCCCGGAGCGGAACTGGGCACGGGGCAGATCTACGACTCCAACAGCTTCGCCCTCACCGCCGCCGCCCGTGACGCCGGCGCCATCGCCTACCGCGTGGGCGCCGTCGCCGACGACGCCGAGACCCTGCGCTCCACCATCGAGGACCAGCTGGTCCGCGCCGACCTGATGGTCACCACCGGCGGCGTGAGCGTCGGGGCGTACGACGTCGTCAAGGAGGCCCTGTCCCACGTCGCCGACGAGGACGAGGCGGGCAGCGGCATCGAGTTCCGCAAGCTCGCCATGCAGCCCGGCAAACCCCAGGGCTTCGGCTCCATCGGCCCCGACCACACCCCGCTGCTGGCCCTGCCCGGCAACCCGGTGTCGTCGTACGTCTCCTTCGAACTGTTCGTCCGCCCCGCGATCCGCGCCCTCATGGGCCTTGAGGACGTCCACCGGCCGACGACCCGGGCGACCCTGACCGCGGACAAGGCGCTGACCTCCCCGAAGGGCCGCCGCCAGTTCCTGCGCGGCACGTACGGCGACGGACGGGTGACCCCGGTCGGCGGCGCCGGATCCCACCTGGTCGCGGCCCTCGCCCACGCCGACGCGCTGATCGTCGTCCCCGAGGACACCGAGTCCGTCGAGCCCGGCGCCGAGGTCGAGGTGATCCTGCTCGGCTGA
- the galU gene encoding UTP--glucose-1-phosphate uridylyltransferase GalU, whose translation MTQSHPRISKAVIPAAGLGTRFLPATKATPKEMLPVVDKPAIQYVVEEAVAAGLDDVLMVTGRNKRPLEDHFDRNYELESALQKKGDAGRLAKVQESSDLATMHYVRQGDPKGLGHAVLCAAPHVGHEPFAVLLGDDLIDPRDPLLQRMVEVQEQRGGSVIALMEVAPEQIHLYGCAAVETTEDSDVVKVSGLVEKPDPADAPSNYAIIGRYVLDPHIFGILRRTEPGRGGEIQLTDALQQLAEDEKIGGPVHGVVFKGRRYDTGDRGDYLRAIVRLACEREDLGPDFRTWLRRYVAEEM comes from the coding sequence ATGACTCAGTCGCACCCTCGGATCAGCAAGGCTGTCATTCCCGCAGCAGGCCTCGGTACCCGGTTCCTGCCGGCCACCAAAGCCACTCCCAAGGAGATGCTGCCGGTCGTGGACAAGCCCGCGATCCAGTACGTGGTCGAGGAGGCCGTCGCCGCGGGTCTCGACGACGTCCTCATGGTGACGGGCCGCAACAAGCGCCCGCTGGAGGACCACTTCGACCGCAACTACGAGCTGGAGTCGGCGCTTCAGAAGAAGGGCGACGCCGGCCGCCTCGCCAAGGTGCAGGAGTCAAGCGACCTCGCGACCATGCACTACGTCCGCCAGGGCGACCCCAAGGGCCTCGGCCACGCCGTCCTGTGCGCCGCCCCGCACGTGGGCCACGAGCCCTTCGCCGTCCTCCTCGGCGACGACCTGATCGACCCCCGCGACCCCCTGCTCCAGCGCATGGTCGAGGTCCAGGAGCAGCGCGGCGGCAGCGTCATCGCGCTCATGGAGGTCGCCCCGGAGCAGATCCACCTCTACGGCTGCGCGGCCGTGGAGACCACCGAGGACAGCGACGTCGTCAAGGTCAGCGGCCTCGTCGAGAAGCCCGACCCGGCCGACGCCCCCTCGAACTACGCGATCATCGGCCGCTACGTCCTCGACCCGCACATCTTCGGCATACTGCGCCGGACCGAGCCGGGCCGCGGCGGCGAGATCCAGCTCACGGACGCCCTCCAGCAGCTCGCCGAGGACGAGAAGATCGGCGGCCCGGTGCACGGCGTCGTCTTCAAGGGCCGCCGCTATGACACCGGCGACCGCGGCGACTACCTGCGTGCCATTGTCCGGCTCGCGTGCGAACGTGAAGACCTGGGCCCGGACTTCCGGACCTGGCTTCGCAGGTACGTAGCCGAGGAGATGTAG
- a CDS encoding 5-formyltetrahydrofolate cyclo-ligase, whose amino-acid sequence MRNRLTADDLRETSAALAGRALELPELARAGTVAAYVSVGSEPGTRALLDALRARGVRVLLPALLPDNDLDWGVYEGEGSLARVQHGGRMALFEPAGERIGPDAVTTADAVLLPGLAVDTRGMRLGRGGGSYDRVLARLERAGVRPALVVLLYDTEVVESVPAEPHDRPVRAVVTPSGVRRFGQRAD is encoded by the coding sequence ATGAGGAACAGGTTGACGGCGGATGACCTGCGGGAAACCTCGGCCGCGCTGGCCGGGCGGGCACTGGAGCTGCCCGAGTTGGCGCGGGCCGGCACGGTGGCGGCGTACGTCTCCGTGGGGAGCGAACCGGGGACACGCGCGCTCCTGGACGCGCTGCGCGCCCGGGGCGTACGCGTCCTGCTTCCGGCGCTGCTGCCCGACAACGACCTGGACTGGGGCGTCTACGAGGGCGAGGGCTCCCTCGCGCGCGTCCAACACGGCGGCAGGATGGCCCTTTTCGAGCCCGCGGGCGAGCGCATCGGGCCGGACGCCGTGACCACCGCCGACGCCGTGCTGCTGCCGGGGCTGGCGGTCGACACGCGCGGGATGCGGCTGGGGCGCGGCGGAGGCTCGTACGACCGGGTGCTGGCGCGGCTGGAGCGGGCGGGGGTGCGTCCCGCGCTGGTGGTGCTGCTCTACGACACCGAGGTCGTCGAGTCCGTGCCCGCCGAGCCCCACGACCGGCCGGTGCGGGCGGTGGTGACGCCGTCGGGAGTGCGGCGGTTCGGGCAGCGGGCCGACTGA
- a CDS encoding penicillin acylase family protein, producing MPPNTTASTGQQPGKSGRRKGRKARLFVLVLVLALIGGVAFGAYWSISTVRASFPQTKGTLTLKGLSGPVEVKRDDYGIPQIYASSDADLFMAQGYVQAQDRFYEMDVRRHMAAGRLSEMFGKSQVDNDEFLRTLGWERVAKQEYDTKLSAATKKYLQAYAEGVNAYLQGKDGKDISLEYPALGFTNDYKPQKWSPVDSVSWLKAMAWDLRSNMQEEIDRALLTSRLGPKQIAELYPRYPYSRNKAIVQEGQYDELTGAFEQGGTSGTAGTAGTAGTAGTASGTAGTASGTASGTSGLDSQLTGLSDALSDLPPAVGVNGDGIGSNSWVVRGDHTITGKPLLANDPHLSPSLPSVWYQMGLHCRSVSSACQYDVSGYTFAGMPGVIIGHNQDIAWGMTNSRVDVTDLYLEKITGDGYLFDGKVRPFETREETIKVAGGSPRKIVVRETNNGPLLSDRAAELVKVGRKATVDTAAPDRGDGYGVALRWTALQPGTTMDAVFAMNRAKNWTDFRKAAALFDVPSQNLIYADTEDNIGYTLPGRIPIRSQDDDGSVPAPGWDPKYRWTGYIEQDALPYEYNPERGYIVTANQAVTDSGKYPYTLTEDWGYGTRSQRITDLIQSKIKDGGKISTDDMRQMQLDNSSEIARLLVPTLLKIDPENKDVREAQKLLEGWDYTQDTDSAAAAYFNAVWRNILKLAFGNKLPKELRVKGQCLWVEPVNVTGPADEAEKVRECGERDPDQAQPDGGDRWFEVVRKLMDQPDSEWWKTPKAGTRPGADNRDQLFRRAMIDARWELTAKLGKDIDTWTWGRLHRLFLKNQTLGIEGPGFVQYALNRGPWELSGGQATVNATGWNAAGGYGVVWVPSMRMVVNLGDLDKSRWINLSGASGHAYSAHYVDQTDKWADGELLPWSFSDRAVEDGTTDKLVLKP from the coding sequence ATGCCCCCGAACACCACCGCCTCCACGGGTCAGCAGCCCGGCAAGTCCGGCAGGAGAAAGGGGCGCAAAGCACGTCTGTTCGTGCTCGTCCTGGTGCTGGCACTGATCGGAGGCGTCGCCTTCGGGGCGTACTGGTCCATCAGCACCGTCCGGGCCTCTTTCCCGCAGACCAAGGGCACCCTCACGCTCAAGGGCCTCTCGGGACCCGTCGAGGTCAAACGCGACGACTACGGAATCCCGCAGATCTACGCCTCCTCCGACGCGGACCTGTTCATGGCGCAGGGCTACGTCCAGGCGCAGGACCGGTTCTACGAGATGGACGTACGCCGTCACATGGCCGCCGGCCGGCTGTCGGAGATGTTCGGCAAGAGCCAGGTCGACAACGACGAGTTCCTGCGCACGCTCGGCTGGGAGCGGGTCGCCAAGCAGGAGTACGACACCAAGCTGTCGGCCGCCACGAAGAAGTACCTCCAGGCCTACGCCGAGGGGGTCAACGCCTACCTCCAGGGCAAGGACGGCAAGGACATCTCCCTGGAGTACCCGGCGCTCGGGTTCACCAACGACTACAAGCCGCAGAAGTGGAGCCCGGTCGACTCGGTCTCCTGGCTGAAGGCGATGGCCTGGGACCTGCGCAGCAACATGCAGGAGGAGATCGACCGCGCCCTGCTGACCAGCCGCCTCGGCCCGAAGCAGATCGCCGAGCTGTACCCGCGGTACCCGTACAGCCGGAACAAGGCGATCGTCCAGGAGGGCCAGTACGACGAGCTGACGGGCGCGTTCGAACAGGGCGGCACGAGCGGAACCGCCGGCACGGCGGGCACCGCAGGCACCGCGGGCACGGCCTCCGGTACGGCCGGCACGGCGTCCGGCACCGCCTCCGGCACCTCGGGCCTGGACAGCCAGCTCACCGGCCTCAGCGACGCCCTGAGCGATCTCCCGCCGGCCGTCGGCGTGAACGGCGACGGCATCGGCTCCAACTCCTGGGTCGTCCGCGGGGACCACACCATCACCGGCAAGCCGCTGCTGGCCAACGACCCGCACCTGTCGCCCTCGCTGCCGTCCGTCTGGTACCAGATGGGCCTGCACTGCCGCAGCGTCTCCAGCGCGTGCCAGTACGACGTCAGCGGCTACACCTTCGCCGGCATGCCCGGCGTGATAATCGGTCACAACCAGGACATCGCCTGGGGCATGACCAACTCCCGCGTCGACGTCACGGACCTCTACCTGGAGAAGATCACCGGCGACGGCTACCTCTTCGACGGCAAGGTCAGGCCCTTCGAGACGCGCGAGGAGACCATCAAGGTCGCCGGCGGCTCGCCCAGGAAGATCGTCGTCCGGGAGACGAACAACGGCCCCCTGCTGTCCGACCGCGCGGCGGAGCTCGTGAAGGTCGGCAGGAAGGCCACCGTCGACACCGCCGCACCCGACAGAGGCGACGGCTACGGCGTCGCACTGCGCTGGACCGCGCTTCAGCCGGGCACCACCATGGACGCCGTCTTCGCCATGAACAGGGCGAAGAACTGGACCGACTTCCGCAAGGCCGCCGCACTGTTCGACGTGCCCTCGCAGAACCTGATCTACGCGGACACCGAGGACAACATCGGCTACACCCTGCCGGGCAGGATCCCCATCCGCTCCCAGGACGACGACGGCTCCGTGCCGGCGCCCGGCTGGGACCCCAAGTACCGCTGGACCGGCTACATCGAGCAGGACGCGCTGCCGTACGAGTACAACCCGGAGCGCGGCTACATCGTCACCGCCAACCAGGCCGTGACCGACTCGGGCAAGTACCCCTACACGCTCACCGAGGACTGGGGCTACGGCACGCGCAGCCAGCGGATCACCGACCTGATCCAGTCGAAGATCAAGGACGGCGGCAAGATCTCCACCGACGACATGCGCCAGATGCAGCTGGACAACAGCAGCGAGATCGCCCGGCTGCTGGTGCCCACGCTGCTCAAGATCGACCCCGAGAACAAGGACGTCCGCGAGGCGCAGAAGCTGCTGGAGGGCTGGGACTACACCCAGGACACCGACTCGGCGGCCGCCGCCTACTTCAACGCGGTCTGGCGCAACATCCTCAAGCTCGCCTTCGGCAACAAGCTGCCCAAGGAGCTGCGGGTCAAGGGTCAGTGCCTGTGGGTGGAGCCGGTCAACGTCACCGGGCCCGCCGACGAGGCGGAGAAGGTGCGCGAGTGCGGCGAGCGCGACCCGGACCAGGCGCAGCCCGACGGCGGCGACCGCTGGTTCGAGGTGGTCCGCAAGCTGATGGACCAGCCGGACAGCGAGTGGTGGAAGACGCCCAAGGCGGGCACCCGCCCCGGCGCCGACAACCGCGACCAGCTGTTCCGGCGCGCGATGATCGACGCCCGCTGGGAGCTGACCGCCAAGCTCGGCAAGGACATCGACACCTGGACCTGGGGCCGGCTGCACCGCCTGTTCCTGAAGAACCAGACCCTCGGTATCGAGGGCCCCGGTTTCGTCCAGTACGCCCTCAACCGCGGCCCCTGGGAGCTCAGCGGCGGCCAGGCCACCGTCAACGCGACCGGCTGGAACGCGGCCGGCGGCTACGGCGTGGTGTGGGTGCCGTCCATGCGGATGGTCGTGAACCTCGGCGACCTCGACAAGTCCCGCTGGATCAACCTCAGTGGCGCCTCCGGGCACGCCTACAGCGCCCACTACGTCGACCAGACGGACAAGTGGGCCGACGGCGAACTGCTCCCGTGGTCCTTCTCGGACCGGGCGGTCGAGGACGGCACGACCGACAAGCTGGTGCTCAAGCCGTGA